The Pseudochaenichthys georgianus chromosome 8, fPseGeo1.2, whole genome shotgun sequence genome has a segment encoding these proteins:
- the LOC117451511 gene encoding tumor necrosis factor receptor superfamily member 13C-like, with protein MAKKDCPAGKKWDRLVDMCIDHKMETRPGQTTEPALAVGVQLRATAPAARAPPLVLLGPALWIVVVLATLGSILAVTLWFIIYRRQTRHSGTSEEAAPQQPLQKTEPPAEIHLPPPEMFQRAAWTPSPCPHQHPGARTGYRSEQEGFTFCSGPSEHAWPEGPNMLREHRVPLPATELGGTALVTTKTV; from the exons ATGGCCAAGAAGGACTGTCCTGCTGGCAAAAAGTGGGATAGGCTCGTGGACATGTGTATCGATCACAAGATGGAAACCAGACCTGGACAAACAACAG AGCCTGCCCTGGCTGTGGGGGTGCAGCTGAGAGCCACGGCCCCCGCTGCCCGGGCCCCCCCACTGGTGCTGCTGGGTCCGGCCCTGTGGATCGTGGTGGTTCTGGCCACACTGGGCTCCATCCTGGCTGTCACTCTCTGGTTTATCATTTACAGACGCCAGACCAGGCACAGCGGCACCTCAG AGGAAGCAGCACCACAACAGCCTCTTCAGAAAACAGAGCCACCCGCCGAGATCCACCTTCCGCCTCCAGAGATGTTTCAGAGAGCAGCTTGGACCCCTTCCCCCTGTCCTCACCAGCACCCGGGGGCCCGAACAGGCTACAGGTCGGAACAAGAGGGCTTCACTTTCTGCAGTGGCCCCTCAGAGCACGCCTGGCCAGAGGGGCCCAACATGCTGAGGGAGCACAGGGTCCCACTTCCTGCCACAGAGCTGGGTGGCACGGCGCTAGTGACAACTAAAACTGTgtag